The Hemiscyllium ocellatum isolate sHemOce1 chromosome 20, sHemOce1.pat.X.cur, whole genome shotgun sequence region TAATTATAGACAGTTTGATTAAACAGTAACAAAGAAAACTGAGGGACAGAGAGGTTGAAGAATACAAAGAGATcatgatcaattgggtcaatgaactgaggagtggcagatgaagtttaatttggataaatgcgaggtattttggtaaaacaaacaaggacaggacttatacaattaatgggatGTCTCTGGGTTGAGCTGTAAAACAGAGATCGAGAAGTTTGAAATTTGCCTTACATGTAAACAGGGTGTTTAAGGCATTTAgcaggcttgccttcattactgaggcctttgagtatatgagttgggatgtaatgttgaggttgtacaggatattggaaaGGCCTCTTCTAGAGTACCATGTACAGttctaaatcacacaacaccaggttatagtccaacaggtttaattggaagcacactagctttcggagcatcgctccttcatcaggtggtaaggagcgacgctccgaaagctggtgcttccaattaaacctgttggaatataacctggtgttgtatgattttcaactttgtacaccccagtccaacaccagcatctccaaatcatgtgtacagttctggttgccttgctaaaggaaggatgttattaaattggagagggttcagaaaagatttaccagaatgttgccagggataGAAGGTTTGATAAAGATACAcagggattttttttcactggagcataaaaggttgaggggtgaccttttatagaggattagaaaatcatgaggggcgtagataaggtgaatagaaagggtcttttccctagagtaggaGACTTCAAGACTAAagggcattttttaaggtgaggagaaagatttgaaaaggacatatggggcaactttttttacactgAGAGTGGCTCATATAtggcatgaactgccagaggaaatggtggatgcaggtacatttacaacatttaaaagacatttggataagtacatgaataggaaaggtttggagggagatggaccaAATGCAATCAGGTGGGgccaatttagtttgggaacatggttggcatggattagttggaccaaaggatctgtttccatgctgtatgactctatgaaaagtTAGATGTAAGAGTGGTTTCAAATATTAAATGTGCGCTTGTTCATGAGTCAGAGATGTAAAAGGAAAGTATATTTTCTTTCTATTGCagttcaggatgtcccaaagtgctttagaGTCAATGAAACCAATGGAAGGTGCAGGTCCACATTGAGTAGAAAAGCTTCTGGGAGACAAAAATCATTAAAAGAATAGCAAACCAAGTTCTAGCCTTCATTTCTAAAGCGGTAGAATCGTAAAGTAGATAAATTATGCTAAACCTGTCTTAAACCTTGGTTAAATaacacagattactgcatgaaGTTATGATTGCTTGAATATAGAAAGCATATAGAGGCACTGGAAAGTTTACAAAGATtgacatggatgatagtaaaaatGTATGAGTTTACATGTCAGGAAAGTATTGAGAGGCTAAACCTCTTTTCTCTGGAGTACAGAAAGCTAAAGATTGATTTACCAGAGGTCTTTAAAATTAGAGAAGGTTTTGGTTGAGTGGATACAGAGAAAACATTTCCTCTTGTGTAAAAATGCAAACTAGTGACTATCAATAAAAGATCATCACCAGGAAATCCTATAggaaatttagaaaaaaaactttgaagaaCATGACCACAGGGcattattaaagaaaataatgtagATGCATGTAGGGGAAGATAGACAATATGTCAGAGATAAGAAATAGGGAGGTACAATTATAAGGTTAGATGAGGAAAGATGGGAGGAGACTTCAATGTAAGATCAACATTGGAATGGACTCATTGGGCTTAATGAAATAAAGTGAAATATCAATATCATTTTATGCTCAGTCTCTGATCAATCCATAATGTTCTGACTCAGAAATTTATGCCACTCAGTGAATCACAGCAAATATTTGGAGAGATGTTATAATATGGGCCAGGAATTTTCTCAGAAATAAATAATACTGTGAGGAAATTAGATTGACAGGAAAATATTTTATGATCTGTTAGTCACACTGGTGCATGGTTAAAGAACACTTCCTGTGTGGTTCGGATtgggaatataaaagcaaggcaGCAAAGGAAGGTTTGCAGTAACTTAATACCTTTAATAGCTCAGCTTTGGAAGGAAGTTAATATCACATTTAAGAGTTCTGCAGAGTCAAATTAAATTTGAAATGTAACTAATCATTTAATCCTCAAgcctgcctttgtccttctagatgtcaAAGTGAATGTAGCCACCTCATCAGAGCACATTTGCTTTTTACATTCTCAATACACTGCAGATTGATTGTTTGTAATATGCAGTACTTGAGAGAAAAAGTAATTCAGAAAGCCCCTTACGTAGCTGGTGTACATCTCCCCTGTCATGGACCTGACCCACTGACTGATACTCCTACGGCACACTATGTAAAATAATTTGTCTGATTAACTGTTAATCATTTTCATGCATTCTATGTAGACCGGAAGATAATTGAATAGACTACCACCAAGAATACTAATAGCTGCTTTTTATATGTCTTTAGAAGCTTGATGCCCAAGACGCTGGATGGTCAGATCACCATGGAGAAAACACCCAGTTACTTTGTTACCAGGGAGGCACCAAAGCGAATCTTCTCGATGGCAAAAGGCACTAAACTCATTGTGGTGGTCAGGAACCCAGTGACGAGAGCCATTTCAGACTATACCCAAACACTGTCCAAGAAACCGGAGATTCCGACCTTTGAGGTTCTAGCGTTCAAGAACCGGACCCTGGGCCTGATTGATGCCTCTTGGAGTGCGATCCGCATTGGAATCTATGCCTTGCACCTGGAGAACTGGCTCCAGTTCTTTCCCCTCTCCCAGATCCATTTTGTCAGTGGGGAGAGGCTCATCATCGACCCAGCCGGAGAAATGGGCAAAGTGCAGGACTTCCTGGGCCTCAAGAGGATCGTCACCGACAAGCACTTTTACTTCAACAAAACCAAGGGCTTTCCTTGCCTGAAGAAACCAGAGAGCAGCAGCACGCCGAGGTGTCTCGGCAAATCTAAGGGAAGGACTCATGTCCAAATAGACCAAGATGTTATTGAGCAGTTGAAGGAGTTTTACAGATCATATAATATTAAATTTTATCAAATGGTGGGACATGACTTTCGATGGGACTAACCACTAACATCACCACAAATTGaggaaaaaaaggagaaaatttaTATACGTCTTCCATAATAGAGGACTTAACACATTCAGAATGATAGCCTGTCTGGCACACAACAGGCAAGCTGTTCCAGAGCTCAAACCTGACGCCCTGAGGTTGGACTGCGAGCTAAAGATCCTCCTCCGTAATTCATCAGAGTTTAGGTCAATCCTGGGAAAAGCAAGGCAAACCACTGGGGCACCTCCTGAGGAAGCCACTGGGGAAATGAGGGTCAGTTATGGATGCAATCACTGGGAGACCAGGGCCAACCACAAGATTTACACACTGGGGTAACTTGGACCACCTATCACTTTAGTCCACTACTGAGGCAGTGTAGTGGCATCAGTccaaatgatgtgtgtgtgtttttttaagtgAAATGTGTCGTATTGTACCGATATCGTTGGCATCTGAAATATTGCCATTGAAACCAATTGGAACTCTAAGATTCACCTGCGCTCTAAAACAAACAGACGCTCACCCCATTACAGTATAAAACAAAGAATCCAATAAACATCCTTCTGCAGCATGTATCATGGTTGAAGGAGTGATTGAATGTAGAGACCTATGCTTCTCTCCCTTTATTGATTTCCTCTTTCATAGTTTATTTTATTGCAATCGTTAATCTCTCTTTTCTAATTCCTGTGGGTGTTTCAGTTGTCACAGGCTTATTTAGCATGGATTTATCAGCATTGCCCCAACTTATAGAGAGGATCTATTGCTATATGATATCACAGTGTACATTATTGTTTGTTCATTCTCAGTATGCGGGCCAGCTAATGTCCTTAATGTCCTCAGCCTATCCCACAAATagagatttaaacaattcaaGGTGTCTGTAGACAGCATGCAAAAGTGAACCATGTTGGAGAGGGATTTGGAATCATAAACAGGCCCGGCCTGGTCAGGACAGCATTTCATTCCTGAGGCAACATCACTGAAACAGTTGAATTTCTTTACAATGatacaacagtttcatggtcactttTACTGAGACCAGCATTCCATTCTCGAACTCTCAACTGCCCATGATAGAGTTTGAACTTAAAAGGTAGAATTTAACTTTGGGTACTCATGTAAAATGGGCAACAAGGAAACGTAGAAACATGTTGATATTTTCAAATTAAACTGtgcagggatgttattacacattgtggagcagatggaacttgaaaGCAGAACTCCTGACTCAGGTAGGGAAGCTACCACTGCGCTACAAGAGCCCAACTAAGAAGATGTATAATCGGAGGCTAATCAATATAACTTGTTTTATAGTATCATTCAAAGTCCAAATTACTGCCACATTCTGTAGATTACAAGTTTAATAACATAATGATTACACTATACAGTAATACCCGTCCTTGGCACAGAAGTTCTTTCAGTTAGCTTTGAATCCTCCTTATTTTTCTACTCTGCTCCATTTCTCACTGGACAAGTCTTGACAGGCAATTTAGTTGCCTCAAACTGGCTTTAGGGGTAATTTAGGTGAAACATTTTGTTTAACTGACTGCCCTGTCCTCACAATGGGACCCTATATTTTATTATAAGCAATTAGTCACTGTGGGTAATTCACAGAAACCCAGCAGTCAATTTGTCAGAGAAAAATAATGGCACATATTTCTGTTCTAAAAGAAGGGATATGTCGCTTGTCAAAGGAATGGCTGTGTCACGCTACATTGTCCAAACCTACAGAAAAACATATTCATGTTGTAGAATTGTGCCTATCAGTTGGATCATGGAAGACTTTAATAAATTGACCCTTTCACTGGGTTATATGTAAAGATCAGCATTGATGCCTCATGGTCACTGTgtaggttacacctgaaatgtcgacttccccacctgctgatgctgcctggcctgctgtgttcttccagcctcctggctGTCTATTTTGatatctgcaggtttttttttggtcTGTATCCTAACTTAACAGAAACTGTCAATCTCGGATTTAAATTTTTTAATTGAGCTAGCAGATGACAGGTTCTGCCTGAATCCCTATCTGAAATAGTTGCTGGTTCTCTACAAGATTTGTATTTGTAACATCCTTTCACCACGCTGCACTGGCCTCACTGAAAGAGAAGCAGTAATCTGTATGGCCACAGTGGATAGACATGCACTCCTACCACTCCAACCCCATCCCTCCCATATTCCCCGCAAACTGTCTGGGTTATATAATGTCAAGAAGCATTAGCCAGAAATGAATGCAGATAATGTGATTTAATTAGAATAACTACTCTCTCAAATTACATTGAGCCAGGGGTTTGTCTCCATCTTTCGAAGGTCAAAACCCTCAGCACTTGATGTAACAAGGTTTCACAGTTAGTAACCTTATATTCTTGGTGGTGCTGTGTCAATAGTGACATTTTATTACCCTTGGAACAGATTTACTTAAGCTTATTGATCGATGAAAGAGAGTATTGTCACAGTATAATGAAATCTACTTCATACCGTCTGCCTGAGCATTATCTGCCATCATTTCTACATAGCATGAATGTTGTCAGAAATAGAAAGGATTCACAcaatatttttgtttctgttgagGAAATTGGGTAAAGGGCTAAAGCTTCTAAAATAAAGATTGCAAACTTTAACAACATGGAAGGAAGTTGGAGTAAATTGAGATGCCAGGAGGTTGTGGGTTTGAGTTCCACACCAAAGACATAATCCCAGCCGACACTTCAGCACAAAACTGAGGGATCGGTACTTTTAAAgtgagatattaaactgaggcccCGTTTGACCTGCCAAGTGGACACAAAAGATCCTATTGCACGAGTCAAAGAGGAGCTTTTGTATCTGCTGAGCAtccttggccaatatttatctgtcAACAATGTTAAAACAGATGATCTGCTCATACGACATTGCTATTTGTCAAATCTTGCACTGTGCACAAAATGACGGCTCTTTTTTTGGATTAACAATGACCACCCTTCAAAAATACTTATTTGGATGTGGAACATTCTGGAATATCCTGAGATGGTGGAATGTAGTGTAAAAATACAAGGCTTGCTCTTTTTTTTCCTGTGCTTCAACAACATTTAATATCAAGAATGTAGCAGAGTTGGGAGGAGGTCCACAGTGTCATTTGTGGCTAAGAAAGTGTTAAAGAaacaatggcaatatatttcaggGTGCGCTGTCAATGCAAAACAATGAGATCGCATGGTGTGTCTTGTTTGGAATGGGAAACATTTCAGAGGGTTATAAAGTCCCACAGAAAATATAGATAAGGTGTTTTGGCTTTTCTATTAGGGCCAACCAACTCCACATAGTACTAAACATGGTTTATTCTGTGAAAATGGCACACTGTGAAAATAGTACACTCTGACAAAGTTGCGCactccaataaaaaaaattggcatTTCACTGTCACAATACAAAACATAAAAGGACTGAGAATtttgcagaaaaaaaatccaaaattgaCCAAAGCTCTTCAAAATCTGTGCCTCATTCCAAAAACACAAAAATGCTGGGGTGGTAACAAAGGAGCGCAAATTGATTTTGTTTGAAATGGAGAATCTATCCAAGCAGCTCTCTGATCTCCAAATGTAATCCCatttttttactttttttctttttgtttttattctcttAATCCTTACCTGATAACAAAACATGAAATCAGCTGCAGTTCTTTCACTCTTTTACCATTCAATACAAATTGGGAAATAAATCCAAACACCATTACACAGACCAAGGGCCAGTGGTTTCATAGCCTGGCCAATCCCTGCTAGAAGAGTGCTTGAGAAACATTGCACCAATGTTCTACAATATTGATAACTTTCTTGCATAGATCTTGGTTTTGTTGACTGGCTACAGGGTGAGTAAGCTACAGGTGAGTAAGTTCTGTGCACCAGCCAGAACTCTAATTAGGGTCacaggtggagagagaggagatgAGAGACTCGCACTCAAATGGAAGTAAAAGGAAGGCAGCTCAAGAAGAATTAGAACAAGCCTCAGAAGACCCTATGAGTTGCTGCTACCTCTTGTTGCTAATTCTATTATTTACACCCTGCTCAACGCTATCTCCAGCCAAACACTCTGGCTTGTAGCAATGCCCTATTAACACTAAGAATCAGTCAGGATcaatctttttcttttcctttctcttcacCTTGAAGCTGGAGAGAGGTACATGACATCCCCAAACAACAACTAAAGGACAGGAGGTTTTGCTGTGGGGGTTCCATCAGGTTGGCACAAGACAGACAGTATGCAGCGATTGTGTATCAGatgtggagcaggtttgagacTGGGTTGGCCAGTGGGAATTACACACACACCATTTATTACAACAGCATTCTGACATATGGCCTGAGGTAGAAATAGTTTTCGAGGTTTCTATCTAATGCTGCAGGGTTTGTAAAGCCACTGTTCACGTAAGACGTGCAGAAATGGGTCAGAGTCAGCAACTCATTAACACATTAACTTCCTCTCATTCACTTCCATTACACAGAATTCCAATGGACTAAATAGATTTCTATTCACACCAAATTTACAAAAACTGATATCCTTTCTCATTTCAACTCATTGTGCAGAATGCCAATGGATTAAACTCTTTCCTATGTCCTTTCATTGCATTAAATTTCAATGGACGTAGTCCGTTGCCATTCATTTCCATTTTGTAAAACACCgatggccccaaaatgctcccctttCAGTTTCATTTTACTGTACCCTTGGCAATCAAAGACACCAAATTGTCAGGCCGTAAGATTAtcccaatttccatttttgtcacTAATTGCACACAGTCAGCATGGTGTTCATTTTCAGCCAGAGATAAACGTAATTTTGAATTCTGTCAAGGCTGCACGGTGGAACATGAGAGCACAGTGGAGAATGGTGAATCTTCATTGGAAAATGCTTTATAGTACAAACGATCACACGTTGATCTGACTGCAAGCATTGATTCTTTGATCAAGAGGTTAGCATAGAGTAGACCAAAGGATAGATGTCATACAAAACATACTATCATGACCACAATAGGCATATTCTCAGAGTGGgttgtcaactgcaaatttataGAGCTCATTTTGTTCCTTTTAAGAATTTCCATTTAAGAActtcaattaaaataaaatactcCCATTAAAAAATATCCAACAGGAAAGCTTTAGAACAGAGAACAAAGaataggaacaggcctttcagctcaccaagtctgcactgacacatgAAACCCTTCAAACTAAAGCCCCCTTGCCTCTATGCAGTCAGTATTCCTCtcttccctgcctattcattGATGtgtttaaatgcctcttaaacgttattattgtatctgcttctaccacctcctctggcagcacatcccAGGCACTTACCACTTTCCATGTTAAAAAAACTTGCCTCGAATagctcctttaaactttcccccttttgCCTTCAACCTGTGTCCCCGAGTAATTGATATCCGTAGCCTGGTTAAGAAAATTCCaactatccatacctctcataatttctTAAACATCTATCAGGTTAATCTTGAACaagttaaagattagattaccaCACAATTATTGTTAGAAGAGACTTACGTTAAACCTGATACAGTTATTAACTAAATTATAGATTTAAAGATTACAAGAAGGCACAAATAAAAGTTACCTACCAAAATGAAAGTAAGATTAACCTGTTATCAATGCAGGCTTGCTTTTAGGTTTCCTCTTCCAAATGAAAACATGAAACCATAATTCAGAAGTTTGTGTAGTTGAAGGTTTCTCTCAGGTGAACTGAATAGAACAAATTCTGGGAAGGTGTGACGTCTCCTTTGTTACATTTTTATAGTTTTGTAAGTGTTGTGGCCTTTGGTCTGGCAATTCTTTCAGTGTTTGTTGAAAACACCTTTGTAAGAAATCTTCTCTTTGATGGTGTCTCTCAGAGTTCTTCTTGATGTTCTGCTAAATACGTAACACACCAGCCAGTCTTATTCTGATCAAAATTAAAAATTCTTGCCAAATTAACTCTGATGCCTCTTCAAAGCAAAGTAGTGGTGTCATTCAAAGTTTATATTCTCATGGAAGTTTTGAATTTTCAAACCTATAAAAGGACCAATTGTGTTGTCCAATACTTTACTAATTTATAAATATCTTCCTTTACAATTGGTGCTGAGGTAACACATCAGTCCATTATCAATAACAacagtcatgtgacttctggaaGCCATTTCGTAAAGGGAGA contains the following coding sequences:
- the LOC132825600 gene encoding heparan sulfate glucosamine 3-O-sulfotransferase 2-like is translated as MASRLGVRVVPTPPRGTRRLVFIFSLSLSFTYLCYSLIFCGHSIMQKPLAFPEHRACYLLQRSQHCGHSAHPNGPGRGHAAPNRTLSGRSPERDRVSETPPRPGSKRLPLAIIVGVKKGGTRAVLEFIRVHPEVRALGTEPHFFDRHYEKGLEWYRSLMPKTLDGQITMEKTPSYFVTREAPKRIFSMAKGTKLIVVVRNPVTRAISDYTQTLSKKPEIPTFEVLAFKNRTLGLIDASWSAIRIGIYALHLENWLQFFPLSQIHFVSGERLIIDPAGEMGKVQDFLGLKRIVTDKHFYFNKTKGFPCLKKPESSSTPRCLGKSKGRTHVQIDQDVIEQLKEFYRSYNIKFYQMVGHDFRWD